ACCGGCAGGCATAAAACCTACATTAACACCGGTAAGGAAAAGGGTCAGTCCGATATAGGAGTAAATAAGCCCCACCATAATTTTGATCAGCTGTCTTTTCCTCAGCTTCAGAAAGAAGATCTGGAATATGATAAAGAACAGCAAAATGGGGAAAAGAGCTAAAAAGACCTCCCAGGCATAATCAGGAAGCTCATGCTGAAAGGCCAGCCAGAGATCCTGGGAATTGTTTATGGAAGGAATTATCATGGGTTCATAATCCGTGGCAGAGGATTTGTAAACCAGGCCCAGGATCATAACGGAAAGAATGGGTCCAACGGAACATAAGGCCACAAGCCCGAAGCTGTCGCTGTCCGAATTCTTGCCCCGGCCGATCGATGAGAGGCCCACTCCAAGAGCCATAATAAAAGGTACAGTAATAGGACCTGTAGTCACGCCGCCGGAGTCAAAGGCCACAGCCAGGAATGCCTTGGGTACAAAAGCGGATGTAACAAAAAGTACGGCATAGCAGATCATAAGGATGCGGGATAAGCTCCAGCTAAACAAGTTTCTTAAAAATGCGATTGCCAGGAAAAAGCCTACTCCTGCGGCCACAGAAAAAATCAGAATCATGTCAGGAACTGCCGGAGTCTGTCCGGCCAGGACCTGAAGATCCGGTTCTGCTATGGTAATGATAAAACCAATAATAAAACAGGCAAAAACAATGAGCGGGAGCTTTTTTGATTTTGCCAGATGGGCACCCGCTTTTTCACCGATGATCATCATGGACATATCAACACCGAGTGTAAAAAAGCCCATTCCAAGGATTAAAAGGGTTGCACCTACCAGAAACAGCATCAGTGGGTCAAGAGGCATGGGAGTGATCGTTATGCACAAGATCAACACGATACATGTAACGGGCAGGACAGATGATAAGGATTCTACAATTTTTTCTTTTAATTTTTGATTCAAAGAGATACCTCCTGTTGTCCGTTTTTATGAAAGGGATTCTTAAGAATGATAATTTGCACAGAATTGTGCATGAGCCTGCAGACTCTTTTTAGATCATAAATAGTTTAACACATAAATAGTTGCGAGTGCAACTAAAATTTTTATGAATAATTATCATTACTGGAAAAGTCCGCTTCTTCAGCCATTTACAAACGTGCATTTGCCTGTCTTACCAATTTCATATCCTTTAAATGGAAGAAGGCTGTTTTTAAATTCCCGGGAATTTACCGTGTCCACAATGTTTTGAAAGGCCCGATGGTTCATGGCTTCCTTAGAAAAGACCAGATCCATGAACAGGCTGGACAGAGGAATAAAGTCCAGCTGGGGATATGCAGCCAGGTGGGAGACATCGCCGATGCCTGCATCAGCAGCTCCCGATGCGACTGCATTTGCGGCTGACATATGGGAGAGGCATTCTGTCTGGTAGCCGGGAATGGCGGCTTTTTCAATGTTATGGGATGTAAGGAGGGTGTCCAGATAGATTCGGTACC
The nucleotide sequence above comes from Lacrimispora sp. BS-2. Encoded proteins:
- a CDS encoding DUF1538 domain-containing protein, which gives rise to MNQKLKEKIVESLSSVLPVTCIVLILCITITPMPLDPLMLFLVGATLLILGMGFFTLGVDMSMMIIGEKAGAHLAKSKKLPLIVFACFIIGFIITIAEPDLQVLAGQTPAVPDMILIFSVAAGVGFFLAIAFLRNLFSWSLSRILMICYAVLFVTSAFVPKAFLAVAFDSGGVTTGPITVPFIMALGVGLSSIGRGKNSDSDSFGLVALCSVGPILSVMILGLVYKSSATDYEPMIIPSINNSQDLWLAFQHELPDYAWEVFLALFPILLFFIIFQIFFLKLRKRQLIKIMVGLIYSYIGLTLFLTGVNVGFMPAGNYLGQQLASLPYNWVMVPIGMLIGYFIVKAEPAVQVLNKQVEDITGGSISEKTMMTGLSIGMSISLGLSILRVMTGLPLLALLLPGYALALGLSFVVPPIFTSIAFDSGGVASGPMTATFLLPFAMGACEALGGNIVTDAFGIVAMVAMTPLIIIQLIGVSYQYKTRKANVPSNEPQLNMEFEFIDLGKEQADDFQS